A part of Candida albicans SC5314 chromosome 2, complete sequence genomic DNA contains:
- a CDS encoding 60S ribosomal protein eL33 (Ribosomal 60S subunit protein; Spider biofilm repressed), translated as MAESHRLYVKGKHISYQRSKSVTNPNVSLIQIEGVASPKDAKFYLGKRIAYVYRAPKEIRGSKIRVIWGKVTRTHGNNGLVRANFKKNLPPKTFGASVRIMLYPSNI; from the exons ATGGCTGAATCACACAGAT tATACGTTAAAGGTAAACACATTTCTTACCAACGTTCTAAGAGCGTTACTAACCCAAACGTGTCattgattcaaattgaaGGTGTTGCTTCTCCAAAAGACGCTAAATTCTACTTGGGTAAAAGAATTGCTTACGTTTATAGAGCTCCAAAAGAAATCAGAGGTTCTAAGATCAGAGTTATCTGGGGTAAAGTCACCAGAACTCACGGTAACAACGGTTTAGTCAGAGCTAACTTCAAAAAGAACTTGCCACCAAAGACTTTTGGTGCTTCTGTTAGAATTATGTTGTACCCATCTAACATCTAA
- the GWT1 gene encoding glucosaminyl-phosphotidylinositol O-acyltransferase (Inositol acyltransferase with role in early steps of GPI anchor biosynthetic process; antifungal drug target) produces MSSSLKQLKEQFVSDLTGGTIEEIYAVTSIALSSYLSFRLLKKSLGDLALIYDYILNVLTILASITVYSNSPSYLHYFIVIPSLVIYLVNYHVEKPSSPHRQNDTKEDKSDELLPRKQFITAYRSQMLIITNLAILAVDFPIFPRRFAKVETWGTSMMDLGVGSFVFSMGLANSRQLIKNHTDNYKFSWKSYLKTIKQNFIKSVPILVLGAIRFVSVKQLDYQEHETEYGIHWNFFFTLGFLPIVLGILDPVLNLVPRFIIGIGISIAYEVALNKTGLLKFILSSENRLESLITMNKEGIFSFIGYLCIFIIGQSFGSFVLTGYKTKNNLITISKIRISKKQHKKESSSFFSVATTQGLYLACIFYHLAFSLFISNLSFLQPISRRLANFPYVMWVVSYNATFLLCYDLIEKFIPGNLTSTVLDSINNNGLFIFLVSNLLTGFINMSINTLETSNKMAVIILIGYSLTWTLLALYLDKRKIYIKL; encoded by the coding sequence ATGTCATCGTctttaaaacaattgaaagaacAATTTGTCTCAGATTTGACTGGTGGcacaattgaagaaatttatGCTGTAACCAGTATAGCATTATCATCTTATTTGTCCTTTagattgttgaaaaagtcTCTTGGTGATTTAGCTTTGATTTACGACTACATTCTTAATGTGTTGACAATTCTAGCATCCATTACTGTTTATAGCAACAGCCCTTCTTATTTGcattattttattgttattcCATCATTAGTTATATATCTAGTGAATTACCATGTTGAGAAACCATCTTCACCCCATAGACAAAATGATACAAAAGAAGATAAATCGGACGAACTATTGCCGagaaaacaatttataaCAGCCTATCGTTCTCAAATGTTGATAATTACTAATCTAGCTATATTAGCTGTTGATTTTCCTATTTTCCCAAGAAGATTTGCCAAAGTGGAAACATGGGGCACGTCAATGATGGATTTAGGAGTTGGGTCGTTTGTGTTCTCCATGGGGTTGGCTAATTCTCGACAATTGATCAAGAACCACACCGACAACTACAAATTTAGTTGGAAGAgttatttgaaaacaatcaaGCAGAACTTTATCAAGTCAGTGCCTATACTTGTTTTAGGAGCTATTCGTTTTGTTAGTGTTAAGCAATTGGACTATCAGGAACACGAAACAGAGTATGGAATCCATTggaattttttcttcacaTTAGGGTTCTTGCCAATTGTATTGGGAATATTAGACCCGGTGTTGAATTTGGTTCCACGCTTCATAATAGGAATTGGTATCTCAATTGCTTATGAGGTAGCGTTGAATAAGACTGGTTTGTTGAAGTTCATTTTGAGCAGCGAAAACAGACTTGAATCTCTCATCACCATGAATAAAGAAGGTATTTTTTCGTTTATTGGATATCTTTGTATTTTTATAATTGGTCAGTCTTTTGGGTCATTTGTTTTAACAGGCtacaaaacaaagaacAACTTAATAACCATTAGCAAAATTCgtatttcaaaaaaacaacacaAGAAAGAGCTGCTGCTGTTTTTCTCAGTCGCCACTACTCAGGGATTATATTTGGCATGTATCTTCTATCACTTAGCTTTCAGTTTGTTCATCAGCAACTTATCATTCTTGCAACCAATTTCAAGACGATTGGCCAATTTCCCCTACGTCATGTGGGTCGTTTCGTACAATGCTACGTTTTTATTATGTTATGacttaattgaaaaatttatcccGGGGAACCTTACTTCTACTGTATTGGACTCTATTAATAACAATGGTTTATTTATCTTCTTGGTCAGCAATTTATTAACAGGGTTTATTAACATGTCCATCAACACTTTGGAAACTAGCAATAAAATGGCAGTGATTATCTTGATTGGCTATAGTCTTACTTGGACATTGCTCGCCTTATATTTGGATAAGAGGAAGATCTACATCAAGCTTTAG
- a CDS encoding oxysterol-binding protein (Putative oxysterol binding protein family; probable peripheral membrane protein of the Golgi complex; flow model and Spider biofilm repressed), which produces MSNSKSSSEETAKSSSWTSFLKSIASFNGDLSSLTAPPFILSPTSLVEYSQYWAEHPDLFIAPSLIKTTENPAKEEIEAINLQQMIAVTRWFISTLKSQYCSRNESMGSEKKPLNPFLGEVFVGKWQDDKTGETDLVSEQVSHHPPVTAYAIKNKKHGVVLQGYNGITSSISTTSINIKQYGHALLKYPEIDETFLITLPPLHIEGLITAAPFVELEGISYIQASSGHIAVIEYSGRGWISGKKNTFKARIYRDAYASASKENALVTISGQWSGKSYIGKGSSTPTSKNDVFYDASKTPTHHLQVKPIEEQHKLESRKAWFKVAEAIKKSDYNLIATEKTLIENEQRKLRKQEKDAGITWETRWFDKIDYLNKDADAPIKDEFTNLTNISNLSIHNAPSGTLKDSKYDHGEAKHWRVNLKKLEDEKEIVF; this is translated from the coding sequence atGTCAAACTCCAAATCCAGTTCTGAAGAAACAGCTAAATCGTCATCCTGGACCTCATTTTTAAAGTCAATTGCCTCCTTCAATGGAGATTTATCGTCCTTGACAGCACCACCTTTTATCTTGTCCCCCACTTCATTGGTGGAATATTCTCAATATTGGGCCGAGCATCctgatttatttattgcCCCAAGTTTAATCAAAACCACGGAAAACCCAgccaaagaagaaattgaagcTATCAATTTACAGCAAATGATAGCCGTTACAAGATGGTTTATATCTACATTAAAGTCTCAATATTGCTCAAGAAACGAAAGTATGGGTAGTGAAAAGAAACCTTTAAATCCATTTTTGGGTGAAGTTTTCGTAGGAAAATGGCAAGATGACAAGACAGGAGAGACCGACTTGGTGTCTGAACAAGTCAGCCATCATCCACCGGTGACTGCATATGCcattaaaaacaaaaagcaCGGGGTTGTTTTACAAGGTTACAATGGTATCACATCAAGTATTTCTACTACTTCTATAAATATCAAGCAATACGGACATGCCTTGTTGAAATATCCAGAAATAGATGAAACATTTTTGATCACCTTGCCACCTTTGCATATTGAAGGTTTGATTACTGCTGCTCcttttgttgaattggaAGGTATCTCATACATACAAGCATCCAGTGGTCACATTGCCGTAATTGAATATAGTGGACGTGGTTGGATTTCCGGTAAGAAGAACACTTTTAAAGCAAGAATTTACCGTGATGCGTATGCTAGTGCCAGCAAAGAAAATGCCTTGGTGACTATTCTGGGTCAATGGTCAGGGAAGTCATATATTGGTAAAGGTTCTTCTACTCCAACTTCCAAAAATGACGTGTTTTACGATGCAAGCAAAACCCCAACTCATCATTTGCAGGTGAAGCCCATCGAAGAACAACATAAATTAGAATCCAGAAAAGCTTGGTTTAAAGTTGCAGAAGCTATTAAGAAGTCCGACTACAATTTAATTGCAACTGAAAAAACgttgattgaaaatgaGCAACGTAAATTAAGAAAACAGGAAAAAGACGCAGGCATAACTTGGGAAACTAGATGGTTTGATAAAATCGATTACTTAAACAAGGATGCAGATGCACCTattaaagatgaatttACAAACTTGACCAACATTTCAAACTTATCCATCCATAATGCACCTTCAGGAACTTTGAAAGACTCAAAGTATGACCATGGTGAAGCCAAGCATTGGAGAGTTaacttgaaaaagttggaagatgaaaaagaaatagtcttttaa
- the COG4 gene encoding Golgi transport complex subunit (Ortholog(s) have role in CVT pathway, establishment of cell polarity, filamentous growth of a population of unicellular organisms, macroautophagy, pexophagy, retrograde transport, vesicle recycling within Golgi), which translates to MKQSNGSGASGFHSFKGLNEAEVAKTTAELKAKYQSSSTPNDLYNLIDEIDAAMANIDNNLNNFTALNSGRLQQDITNIELARTTKLSSTISNSSKLTSIFSQANDLGHKLTFKIKSLDQEIGNVNKTLDYVTNIQLLKNNINQANYAIEHKNWELAAQCIHTINSKIPSELISGKYASVVIPSTELPESPTVAIANWIDKLTQVFKEKFTEAAKAKNVEQLTKFFQLFPLINQEEIGLNCYSKFICEIINETSKSLTAGLENAHDLKPAIFSNVVMQLFENISMMLSQHGPLIKKYYSATYPSALSYVISKIQREIDLQVGIIADTFYDLRRLDKHFQDIKLYSFPVLTRRLAELKDHPNQDQESRRTSFDTSDDLLPIRLIGDLIQELSSIFENWTLYCRFITVKYLQEPKHRQNGKEVVTGKSPTEDKDALLLPDLIRKSTFTRKINEKLLPSFETLYKFYFRRSIEKSITIEELPSLDAYLVLSNEPGVHPEQVPISSVVEDLTLVLNNTLRNIIQSGLPTAVKSFINESFGIVQQDLLNGFFIKNLNDNQPRYNQTLSLIDPASTINRTNSPISRSATPDVHGGSGGLSTGAGFLKGASSALGSVVSGSGAIVGSLQTTPNNTKLLSFIIYLNTVAMAQEYFTKVFQNINKDSYLQSYYPFGKDKSKISNILQQDFLDPFTSVSNKIISESLINLYNQSIKNKLLLLVNEFFTDIPTANNENNYVIYSSNNINDPTILIKFTSNWQSLMKPYLQTLHKTLWSKLLRLVVVNLTNLLEKKLFMILNKLKINELGAIKLEKDVSYLINEICRDNYYLREKFVRLTQIVLLVGMDDEEYEESNQPVTKARETEEDGGEGRDDFDDEIGGINWVLTPQERIQIRKYRI; encoded by the coding sequence CTCCAACAAGATATAACCAATATAGAGTTGGCAAGAACTACTAAATTGTCATctacaatttcaaattcgAGTAAATTAACGTCGATTTTTTCACAAGCAAATGATTTGGGCCATAAGTTGACgtttaaaatcaaatcattagatCAAGAAATTGGCAATGTAAACAAAACGTTGGACTACGTGacaaatattcaattattaaaaaataacatCAACCAAGCAAATTATGCCATTGAACACAAAAATTGGGAATTGGCCGCTCAATGTATACATActatcaattcaaaaatccCCTCTGAATTGATTTCTGGCAAATATGCATCGGTTGTGATTCCATCCACCGAGTTGCCAGAACTGCCTACAGTTGCAATAGCTAATTGGATAGATAAGTTAACCCAAGTGTTTAAGGAAAAATTCACCGAGGCAGCAAAAGCTAAAAATGTTGAACAATTGACgaaatttttccaattattCCCACTAATCAACCAGGAAGAGATAGGTCTTAACTGTTATTCCAAATTTATTTgtgaaatcatcaatgaAACATCTAAAAGTCTAACAGCAGGGTTGGAGAATGCCCATGATTTGAAACCCGCTATTTTTTCTAATGTTGTCATGCAATTATTTGAGAACATTTCCATGATGTTGTCTCAACATGGACctttaatcaaaaaatacTATAGTGCTACATATCCACTGGCATTGTCATATGTTATTAGCAAAATCCAAAGAGAAATCGATTTACAAGTTGGAATTATTGCTGACACCTTTTATGATTTAAGAAGATTAGATAAACATTTTCAAGACATCAAGCTTTACAGTTTTCCTGTATTGACACGAAGATTGGCAGAATTAAAAGATCACCCAAATCAAGATCAGGAATCAAGAAGAACTAGTTTTGATACATCAGACGATTTATTACCAATAAGATTAATTGGAGATTTAATACAAGAATTgtcttcaatttttgaaaactggACGTTATACTGCCGATTTATAACCGTCAAATACTTACAAGAACCGAAACATAGACAAAATGGGAAAGAAGTAGTGACAGGAAAATCACCTACGGAAGACAAAGATGCATTACTTTTACCTGATTTAATTCGCAAATCCACttttacaagaaaaattaatgaaaagcTTTTGCCTTCATTTGAAACATTGTACAAGTTTTATTTCCGTCGTTCCAtagaaaaatcaatcacCATTGAAGAATTGCCATCATTAGATGCATATTTGGTATTAAGTAACGAGCCTGGAGTACACCCCGAACAAGTACCTATATCTTCtgttgttgaagatttGACTTTGGTCCTAAATAACACTTTGCGTAACATTATTCAATCTGGTTTACCTACAGCAGTGAAGagttttattaatgaaagTTTCGGCATTGTTCAACAAGATTTGTTAAAtggatttttcattaaaaaCTTGAATGACAATCAACCAAGATATAACCAAACATTATCATTGATAGACCCTGCAAGTACTATTAACCGTACTAATAGTCCAATCAGTAGAAGTGCTACTCCAGATGTGCATGGAGGTAGTGGTGGATTATCAACTGGTGCAGGATTTTTGAAGGGAGCGTCAAGTGCCTTGGGAAGTGTCGTTAGTGGTTCTGGTGCAATTGTAGGCAGTTTACAAACCACTCCcaataatacaaaattgTTAAGtttcatcatttatttGAACACCGTGGCTATGGCACAAGAATATTTCACAAAAGTATTTCAGAATATAAATAAGGACAGTTACTTACAATCATATTATCCTTTCGGTAAAGACAAGAGTAAAATCtcaaatattttacaaCAAGATTTTTTGGACCCATTTACTAGTGTAAGTAACAAAATCATTTCAGAAagtttgattaatttataCAATCAACTGATCAAGAACAAATTGTTATTGCTTGTTAATGAATTCTTTACAGATATTCCAACAgccaataatgaaaacaattatGTGATTTATTCAAGCAATAACATAAATGACCCAACAATCTTAATTAAATTCACGTCAAACTGGCAGTCATTAATGAAACCATACCTACAAACATTACACAAAACTCTTTGGAGTAAATTGTTGCGATTAGTCGTGGTTAATTTAACCAATTTGTTAGAAAAGAAGTTGTTCAtgatattaaataaattgaaaattaatgaattgggAGCTATAAAGCTAGAGAAAGATGTTTCgtatttaattaatgaaatttgcCGTGATAATTACTATTTGCGTGAAAAATTCGTTAGATTGACTCAAATTGTATTATTGGTAGGTATGGATGATGAAGAGTACGAAGAAAGCAACCAACCAGTAACTAAAGCTCGTGAAACTGAAGAGGATGGAGGAGAAGGAAGAGATGATTTTGACGATGAAATTGGTGGTATAAATTGGGTATTAACCCCACAGGAAAGAATCCAAATACGTAAATACAGAATTTAG
- the SPO7 gene encoding Nem1-Spo7 phosphatase regulatory subunit (Putative regulatory subunit of Nem1-Spo7 phosphatase holoenzyme that regulates nuclear growth by controling phospholipid biosynthesis; induced by alpha pheromone in SpiderM medium) gives MSNSIGFEEENDTACDATSKVKQSRSASSLNSSSSRRNSLERMSHDEGISSPTSSINYMSSSSTKSPPPSPPKSPRLENTKKMFKMMSITSPMGSSSESVVLSDSDERSSLELQERGTITPSRHMEINQSSDEDDTEFDSTRLRFSARKGRRKSGTDEESPSKRSIKLSRGASPARKGRRRGSSPSPHSDTNTQGKSSSTSKRKLRRKSKESDKSHRSEFFGTGYTSMPTSGKVFRNLLILEENLREQVIQQRAMRRKYLTFLSILCSIIAALSHHLFFLDNSSTGTLKVILQFCLLATIVTLMLYHLSGEYQKTIVLPRRFLSSTNQGLRQLNVRLVKIKTPFFDKLTDLIREISLAIVNFNLSVFHKLSPESIQNKNSKIEVFLVTCQSQCQPRIGVTDVKLVLNARVFNTDIREGWEMYRSEFWINEGIRRRNNMLSFISGSPVAKPVGLKRRKRKSENNDSSIKPKSIPASLSEQNLQVLSSGFEYNNDNNVDLRSETSSPLRSDTLVSD, from the coding sequence ATGTCGAATTCAATTGGATTTGAGGAGGAAAATGATACAGCTTGTGATGCAACGTCCAAAGTCAAGCAACTGCGCTCGGCACTGAGTTTGAACTCATCGTCGTCAAGACGCAATTCATTAGAAAGAATGTCACACGATGAAGGTATCTCGTCACCAACCAGCAGCATTAATTATAtgtcatcttcatcaacaaaatcaccaccaccttcACCTCCGAAATCTCCACGTTTGGAAAACACCAAAAAGATGTTCAAAATGATGTCTATTACATCGCCCATGGGATCGCTGAGCGAGTCAGTGGTGCTCTCTGATTCAGACGAAAGAAGTTCTTTGGAATTACAAGAGCGAGGTACTATCACTCCATCAAGACATATGGAGATAAATCAGAGCTCCGATGAAGATGATACAGAATTTGATTCCACGAGATTGAGGTTTTCGGCCCGCAAAGGTCGTAGAAAGAGTGGGACTGACGAGGAGAGTCCTAGCAAACGATCTATAAAACTTTCAAGGGGGGCATCACCAGCACGAAAAGGGCGCAGAAGAGGTAGCAGTCCTTCTCCTCACTCTGATACAAACACCCAAGGGAAATCATCTTCCACAAGTAAACGCAAGTTACGTAGAAAATCAAAGGAGAGTGATAAGTCTCATAGGTCTGAATTTTTTGGTACAGGATATACATCCATGCCAACATCCGGGAAAGTATTTAGAAATTTGCTAATATTGGAAGAGAATCTTAGAGAGCAGGTGATACAGCAGCGAGCCATGAGACGCAAATATTTGACATTTTTAAGTATATTGTGCTCCATCATTGCCGCATTGTCAcatcatttatttttcttagATAACTCATCTACGGGTACTTTGAAAGTCATTTTGCAATTCTGCTTATTGGCGACAATAGTAACATTGATGTTGTACCATTTATCAGGGGAATACCAGAAAACTATTGTGCTACCACGAAGGTTTTTATCACTGACAAATCAAGGTTTGAGACAATTAAATGTTAGGTTGGTTAAGATAAAAACGCCATTTTTCGACAAGTTGACCGATTTGATTAGAGAAATTCTGTTGGCAAttgtcaattttaatttaagTGTTTTCCACAAATTGTCACCTGAATCGATTCAAAATAAGAATTCGAAAATAGAAGTATTTTTAGTGACTTGTCAATCTCAATGCCAACCCAGAATAGGTGTTACTGACGTTAAGTTAGTGTTGAATGCAAGAGTTTTCAATACTGATATCAGAGAAGGTTGGGAAATGTACCGAAGTGAGTTTTGGATAAATGAAGGtataagaagaagaaataatatgctttctttcatttctGGCTCTCCTGTAGCCAAGCCTGTTGGTTtgaagagaagaaaaagaaaatctgAAAATAATGACTCGTCCATTAAACCAAAGAGCATCCCTGCTTCATTAAGTGAACAAAACTTGCAGGTACTTAGTAGTGGATTTGAGTATAACAATGACAATAATGTTGATCTCAGAAGTGAAACAAGCAGCCCATTAAGATCAGATACTTTGGTTAGTGATTAA
- the YTH1 gene encoding cleavage polyadenylation factor RNA-binding subunit (Putative mRNA cleavage and polyadenylation specificity factor; transcription is regulated upon yeast-hyphal switch; decreased expression in hyphae compared to yeast-form cells; fluconazole or flucytosine induced), with the protein MLQSNPVIHPNTSNRHFKFEPFLRQEYNFGLDPDRPVCQFYNPLNPDNSCPQGNNCPNKHVSAMYSNKIVCKHWLRGLCKKGDHCEFLHEYNLRKMPECLFYSKNGYCTQTSECLYLHVDPQSKIPECLNYNQGFCSEGPNCKNRHVRRVLCPLYLYGFCPKGPECEFTHPKFDFHNLNLRIRPDNLIQMTSKHVDNSKEESDKKEDSEPKEESI; encoded by the coding sequence ATGCTACAGCTGAATCCAGTAATACATCCAAATACATCAAACAGACATTTTAAGTTTGAACCATTTTTACGTCAGGAATATAATTTTGGTCTTGATCCTGATCGTCCAGTATGTCAATTCTACAACCCATTAAATCCTGACAATTCTTGTCCCCAGGGCAACAACTGTCCTAATAAACACGTATCTGCAATGTATTCCAATAAGATTGTTTGTAAACATTGGTTAAGAGGATTATGTAAAAAGGGTGATCATTGCGAGTTCTTACATGAATACAATTTAAGAAAAATGCCTGAATGTTTGTTTTATTCCAAAAATGGCTACTGTACTCAAACATCAGAGTGTTTGTATCTACATGTTGATCCTCAACTGAAAATACCAGAATGCTTAAACTATAATCAAGGGTTCTGTAGTGAAGGTCCCAATTGTAAGAATCGTCATGTCAGACGAGTGCTATGCCCGTTATATCTTTATGGATTCTGTCCAAAAGGCCCTGAATGTGAATTTACTCATCCCAAGTTTGATTTccataatttgaatttaagAATTAGACCCGATAATTTGATACAAATGACAAGTAAACATGTGGATAATTCAAAGGAAGAATCAGATAAGAAAGAAGATTCAGAACCGAAGGAAGAAAGTATATAG
- the OSM1 gene encoding Osm1p (Putative flavoprotein subunit of fumarate reductase; soluble protein in hyphae; caspofungin repressed; stationary phase enriched protein; flow model biofilm induced; Spider biofilm repressed) — translation MSKILSSIPGNMSKSIAKYDTIVIGSGLAGLTTTYQLSKAGQKVALLEKSEKLGGNSIKASSGINGVPTKYQKQPSTDSIESFVQDTLKTGKNLNDKKMVDILTKNSRDAIYWLSDEINVDLSNVVLLGGHSHARTHKGDKLPPGFAIVSALTKKLDGFQAENPDQLTILKSSTLTKILTEGNKVKGIEFTDSEKQPQEMYADNVVLATGGFSADFDSPTSLLQKYRPDLLGFPSSNGAQTTGDGQKIAERDVNAELIHMDKVQVHPTGFMKVSNPNENWKFLCGELMRGIGGILLSPVTGWRFVDELQPRDVVTDAVLKHSQIGQNNEIGLKSDNGDGYGSVIVISGNDYQKATTHIEFYKSQGLLQEGSIEDLYYLLIKLNPKLPLTLDQLKDKFSGCDAIIEGTQQDSLGRTKFGGRFGDLKKLYFGVTTPVVHFTMGGIKVNPSNAKVVTKSGDTISNLFAIGEVSAGVHGNNRLGGSSLLECVVFGRFVSENILSGKN, via the coding sequence ATGTCCAAAATCTTGTCGTCAATCCCAGGAAATATGAGTAAATCAATAGCTAAGTACGATACAATTGTGATTGGATCAGGGTTAGCTGGATTAACCACAACCTATCAGTTGCTGAAAGCTGGTCAAAAGGTGGCATTGTTAGAgaaaagtgaaaaattagGGGGTAATTCCATTAAAGCTTCATCAGGTATCAATGGTGTTCCCacaaaatatcaaaagcAGCCACTGACGGACTCCATTGAATCCTTTGTTCAAGATACTTTAAAAACTGGGAAAAATTTGAACGATAAGAAGATGGTTGATATTTTAACTAAGAATTCACGTGATGCTATTTACTGGCTTAGCGATGAAATAAATGTCGATTTGTCTAATGTTGTCTTGTTGGGTGGACATTCGCATGCCAGGACTCACAAGGGTGACAAGTTGCCTCCTGGATTTGCAATAGTTTCCGCGTTAACTAAGAAGCTTGACGGTTTCCAAGCTGAAAACCCTGATCAACTTACAATTTTAAAGAGTTCCACTTTGACCAAAATTTTAACAGAAGGAAACAAAGTCAAGGGAATAGAATTTACCGACAGTGAAAAACAACCCCAAGAAATGTATGCAGACAATGTTGTGTTGGCCACTGGTGGGTTCTCCGCTGATTTTGACTCACCCACATCATTGTTGCAAAAGTACAGACCTGACTTGCTTGGATTTCCTCTGTCAAATGGTGCACAAACAACTGGTGACGGACAAAAAATCGCAGAGCGTGATGTCAATGCCGAGTTGATTCATATGGATAAAGTTCAAGTACACCCTACTGGATTTATGAAAGTATCCAATCCTAAtgaaaattggaaattcCTTTGTGGTGAGCTCATGAGAGGTATTGGTGGTATTTTACTTTCACCGGTTACTGGTTGGAGATTTGTCGACGAATTACAACCAAGAGATGTTGTTACGGATGCAGTATTGAAACATTCTCAGATCGGTCAAAACAATGAGATTGGGTTGAAATCTGATAATGGAGATGGCTACGGTTCTGTGATTGTTATTAGCGGCAACGACTACCAAAAAGCCACCACTCACATCGAGTTCTACAAGTCCCAAGGGTTATTACAAGAAGGATCAATTGAGGATTTGTATTACTTgttgatcaaattgaatCCAAAATTGCCATTAACCCTCGACCAGTTAAAGGATAAATTTTCCGGTTGTGACGCGATCATTGAAGGTACACAACAGGATAGTTTAGGAAGAACAAAATTCGGGGGCAGATTTGGagatttgaagaaattgtatTTTGGAGTGACTACACCAGTTGTACATTTCACGATGGGTGGTATCAAGGTTAACCCATCAAATGCCAAAGTTGTCACTAAATCAGGTGATACAATCTCGAACTTGTTTGCTATCGGTGAAGTAAGTGCAGGTGTACATGGTAATAACCGTTTGGGGGGATCTTCCTTACTTGAATGTGTTGTATTTGGTAGATTTGTTAGTGAGAATATACTTTCAGGCAAAAACTAG